The Pirellulales bacterium genome has a window encoding:
- a CDS encoding cytochrome c, whose protein sequence is MQRTMSLLAITLLIYLTAVISQVSADCKTNKGDEIQVVVPFAVPVGVPVAPFAPYFYSYQQVQGRVAGDENPTNGSMPISRPINPVPIDIPSAAVSPPASQFSPSVAGPSSPDPQNSSAAVTHCASCHGGQNPKANLSLEHPETLSPTDRLKAVRAVITGRMPKGSQISTEEIHAVITELTAQSNPAIDSSNNSPDKKN, encoded by the coding sequence ATGCAACGAACTATGTCTCTCTTAGCGATCACGTTGTTGATCTATCTAACAGCCGTCATTTCGCAAGTCTCTGCCGACTGTAAGACAAACAAGGGCGACGAAATTCAAGTAGTCGTCCCATTCGCAGTGCCGGTTGGTGTCCCCGTCGCCCCCTTTGCTCCGTATTTTTACAGCTACCAGCAGGTGCAAGGACGAGTAGCTGGAGACGAGAATCCCACTAACGGCTCCATGCCGATTTCGCGGCCGATCAATCCGGTTCCGATAGATATTCCATCGGCAGCCGTTTCGCCCCCCGCCTCTCAATTCTCTCCTTCTGTCGCAGGTCCCTCATCTCCCGATCCGCAAAATTCCTCTGCTGCCGTCACACACTGCGCTTCCTGCCACGGCGGACAAAATCCAAAAGCCAATCTCTCTTTAGAACACCCCGAAACGCTAAGTCCCACGGACCGGCTCAAGGCCGTTCGCGCGGTAATCACCGGCCGTATGCCCAAAGGAAGTCAAATTTCCACGGAAGAAATCCATGCAGTAATCACCGAATTGACTGCCCAAAGCAATCCGGCCATCGACTCCTCCAATAACTCACCAGACAAAAAGAATTAG